One genomic segment of Cellulophaga sp. HaHaR_3_176 includes these proteins:
- a CDS encoding type 1 glutamine amidotransferase domain-containing protein — protein sequence MKLENKKVAILATDGFEKSELFEPLEALKKEGAEVDIISIKKGDIKSWDQTDWGKSIAVNFDLNEVNESDYSSLVLPGGVINPDTLRTNEDALDFIRAFFKSGKPVAAICHAPWLLVSAGVIENREVTSYKSIKDDILNAGGTWMDEEVVVDSGLVTSRNPGDLPAFIEKMIEEIKEGKHKKQVASA from the coding sequence ATGAAATTAGAAAATAAAAAGGTAGCTATCTTAGCTACTGACGGATTTGAAAAATCAGAATTATTTGAACCTCTTGAAGCATTAAAAAAAGAAGGAGCTGAAGTAGATATAATTTCTATTAAAAAAGGAGACATTAAAAGTTGGGACCAAACAGATTGGGGAAAATCTATAGCTGTTAATTTTGATCTGAACGAAGTAAACGAATCAGACTACAGTAGTTTAGTTTTGCCAGGAGGAGTAATTAATCCCGATACGTTAAGAACAAATGAAGATGCGTTAGATTTTATAAGAGCATTTTTTAAAAGTGGAAAACCAGTAGCAGCTATTTGCCATGCTCCATGGTTATTAGTAAGTGCAGGTGTTATTGAAAATAGAGAAGTAACATCATACAAAAGTATTAAAGATGATATTTTAAATGCAGGCGGTACTTGGATGGATGAAGAGGTTGTTGTGGATAGCGGGTTAGTAACAAGTAGGAACCCTGGTGATTTGCCAGCTTTCATTGAAAAAATGATTGAAGAAATTAAGGAAGGCAAGCACAAGAAACAAGTGGCAAGTGCTTAA
- the bglX gene encoding beta-glucosidase BglX, whose amino-acid sequence MILKKFAYKISIAAISLFAISTQAQNKIPEVETLLQKMTIEEKIGQLNLVTPGGGIATGSVVSSNVEDKIKAGQVGGLFGIAGPEKIKAAQDFAVKKTRLGIPLIFGSDIIHGYKTTFPIPLALSSTWDMELLKKTAQIAALEATADGINWNFSPMVDIARDPRWGRIAEGAGEDPYLGSEIAKAMVVGYQGDDLTDADTMLACVKHFALYGAVEGGRDYNSVDMSRIKMYNEYFPPYKAAIDAGVGSVMSSFNDVDGIPASGNKWLLTDLLRNQWGFNGFVVSDYTSVNEMIAHGLGDLQTVSALSLKAGLDMDMVGEGFLTTLKKSLEEGKVSEEEITIACRRILEAKFKLGLFDDPYKYINKKRPAKDILKQENRIVARDVAKKSFVLLKNHNSVLPLQKNAKIALIGDLADSKENMLGTWAPTGDPSISIPIIEGFKNVAPNATIMYAKGANITDDEELATNTNVFGTRVVIDKKSPEILLSEAVEVAKKSDVVVAVVGEATEMTGESSSRTDLNISASQKKLINALVETGKPVVLVLMSGRPLTIEDELALPVSILQVWFPGIEAGNAIADVVFGAYNPSGKLTATWPRNVGQIPIYHSIKTTGRPQPTAEFEKFKSNYLDAPNTPLLPFGYGLSYTNFEYSDLKVLKSEIASDESISVSFSIKNTGNFDGEEVVQLYLRDVVRSITQPIKQLKGFKKIMLKKGEKKQIELLLSPDDLKFYNSNLEFVSEPGKFEVFVGTNSDATMKTTFTLK is encoded by the coding sequence ATGATATTAAAAAAATTCGCATATAAAATCAGTATAGCAGCAATAAGTCTGTTTGCAATTTCTACACAGGCACAAAATAAAATTCCGGAAGTAGAAACTCTTTTACAGAAAATGACGATTGAAGAAAAGATTGGACAACTAAACCTTGTGACTCCAGGTGGTGGTATTGCTACAGGTTCGGTAGTTAGTTCTAATGTAGAGGATAAAATTAAAGCGGGGCAAGTAGGTGGCTTATTTGGTATAGCAGGACCAGAGAAGATAAAAGCAGCACAAGATTTTGCAGTAAAAAAAACTCGGTTAGGAATTCCTTTAATATTTGGTTCAGATATTATTCATGGATATAAAACTACATTTCCAATTCCATTAGCGCTTTCTTCTACTTGGGATATGGAATTACTTAAAAAAACAGCTCAAATTGCGGCTTTAGAAGCAACAGCTGATGGTATAAACTGGAACTTTTCTCCAATGGTTGATATTGCACGTGACCCAAGATGGGGACGTATTGCAGAAGGCGCAGGTGAAGACCCTTACTTAGGATCAGAAATTGCAAAAGCTATGGTTGTTGGTTATCAAGGAGATGATTTAACTGATGCTGACACTATGCTAGCATGTGTAAAGCATTTTGCTCTTTATGGAGCTGTAGAAGGAGGTAGAGATTACAATTCTGTAGATATGAGCAGAATTAAAATGTATAACGAGTATTTTCCGCCCTATAAAGCAGCTATTGATGCGGGTGTGGGTAGTGTTATGAGTTCTTTTAACGATGTTGATGGTATTCCTGCTTCAGGTAACAAATGGTTGTTAACAGACTTGCTACGTAACCAATGGGGCTTTAATGGTTTTGTAGTGTCAGACTATACTTCTGTTAATGAAATGATAGCTCATGGCCTTGGAGATTTGCAAACAGTATCTGCATTATCTTTAAAAGCAGGTTTGGATATGGATATGGTTGGCGAAGGTTTTTTAACAACGCTAAAAAAATCATTAGAAGAAGGTAAAGTTTCCGAAGAAGAAATTACAATTGCTTGTCGCAGAATATTAGAAGCGAAATTTAAATTAGGTTTGTTTGATGACCCTTATAAATATATCAATAAAAAGAGACCAGCGAAGGATATTTTAAAGCAAGAGAATAGAATTGTGGCTAGAGATGTCGCTAAAAAATCTTTTGTTTTGCTTAAAAACCATAATTCAGTTTTGCCTTTACAAAAAAATGCAAAAATTGCTTTAATTGGCGATTTAGCAGATAGTAAAGAAAATATGTTAGGTACGTGGGCACCTACGGGAGATCCTAGCATATCTATTCCTATAATTGAAGGATTCAAAAACGTAGCGCCAAATGCAACTATAATGTATGCAAAAGGGGCAAATATTACAGATGATGAAGAGTTAGCTACAAATACAAATGTTTTTGGTACTCGAGTAGTTATCGATAAGAAATCGCCTGAAATACTGTTGTCTGAAGCTGTTGAGGTAGCTAAAAAATCAGACGTTGTTGTTGCTGTCGTTGGTGAGGCTACAGAAATGACAGGTGAATCATCAAGTAGAACGGATTTAAATATTTCAGCAAGTCAGAAAAAATTAATTAATGCTTTAGTTGAAACAGGGAAACCTGTAGTTTTAGTTTTAATGAGTGGTAGGCCATTAACAATTGAAGATGAGTTAGCTTTACCTGTTAGTATTTTACAAGTTTGGTTTCCTGGTATAGAAGCTGGTAATGCTATTGCAGATGTTGTTTTTGGAGCGTATAACCCATCAGGTAAATTAACAGCTACATGGCCACGTAATGTGGGTCAAATACCAATTTACCACAGTATTAAAACAACAGGTAGACCACAACCAACAGCAGAATTTGAAAAATTCAAATCTAATTATTTAGATGCTCCAAATACTCCATTATTACCTTTTGGGTACGGATTAAGTTATACTAATTTTGAGTATTCTGATTTAAAAGTTTTGAAAAGTGAAATTGCTTCAGATGAATCTATCTCAGTTAGTTTCTCAATTAAAAATACAGGAAACTTTGATGGAGAAGAAGTAGTGCAATTATACCTTAGAGATGTTGTTAGAAGCATTACCCAACCAATTAAGCAACTTAAAGGCTTTAAGAAGATAATGCTTAAGAAAGGCGAAAAAAAGCAAATAGAGCTTCTTTTATCACCTGACGATTTAAAATTTTATAATTCTAATTTAGAATTTGTATCTGAACCTGGTAAATTTGAGGTTTTTGTAGGAACTAATTCTGATGCAACCATGAAAACTACATTTACATTGAAGTAG
- a CDS encoding prolyl oligopeptidase family serine peptidase gives MEARKIIQILLLLGCFQLTAQYSTFEEKMFIKEGDTLLYRIQYPNDFVNTNKYPVLFFLHGAGERGNDNESQLMHGSGLFSNEEIKRDFPAIVIFPQCPENEYWANVKVNRKTQPVGLRFKYGRKPTKALGLVMDLVDETLAEPFAKTDQVYIMGLSMGGMGTYELLYRRPNLFAAAIAICGGGKPKSAKEYAAKVPLWAFHGSQDNVIDPILSLEMTKEILEYGGYPKLTLYDFANHNSWDSAFAEPELLPWLFSKTKQKL, from the coding sequence ATGGAAGCTAGAAAAATAATTCAAATTCTTCTTTTACTAGGTTGTTTTCAACTTACAGCCCAATACAGCACTTTTGAAGAAAAAATGTTTATAAAAGAAGGTGATACGCTTTTGTACCGTATTCAATACCCGAATGATTTTGTAAACACAAATAAATATCCAGTATTATTCTTCTTACATGGAGCAGGTGAACGTGGTAATGATAATGAAAGTCAGCTTATGCACGGTAGTGGCTTATTTTCAAATGAAGAGATAAAGAGAGATTTTCCTGCTATTGTAATATTTCCACAGTGTCCTGAAAATGAATATTGGGCTAATGTAAAAGTCAATAGAAAAACACAACCAGTAGGTCTACGTTTTAAATATGGCAGAAAACCAACAAAGGCATTAGGCTTAGTTATGGATCTGGTAGATGAAACATTAGCAGAACCCTTTGCAAAAACAGATCAGGTTTATATTATGGGACTATCAATGGGCGGAATGGGAACTTACGAGTTGCTTTACCGTAGGCCAAACCTATTTGCAGCTGCAATAGCCATTTGCGGTGGCGGAAAGCCAAAATCAGCAAAAGAATATGCTGCAAAAGTACCATTGTGGGCGTTTCATGGCTCACAAGACAATGTTATAGACCCTATTTTATCTTTAGAGATGACCAAAGAAATATTAGAATATGGTGGATACCCAAAATTAACACTTTACGATTTTGCAAACCACAACAGTTGGGATTCTGCATTCGCAGAACCAGAATTATTACCATGGCTTTTTTCTAAAACAAAGCAAAAACTATAG
- a CDS encoding glucoamylase family protein gives MNNFKFFTLFFLFLVSCSKDVSQGPTGVSELPEVNPEPEEAEITDEELLDITQAETFKYFWDFAHTASGAAKERYHPNDPSNDENTVTTGGTGFGLMAILVGVERNYISREQAVGRLNKIITFLNTADRFHGAWPHWIDGNTGKVKPFSPQDDGGDLVETAFVVQGLICVKEYFKNGSEAEKELANKADTLWKDVEWDWYTQGENSLFWHWSPSNNFAINLELKGYNETLITYVLAAASPSYSISKEVYKNGWASNGSIKSTATAYNYPLIVKHAGSEELGGPLFFSHYSFLGLNPNGLIDEFVNYGDVSVNHSKINYNYAVANPNNFKDYGEDCWGLTASYSRNTDGSLGYAAHAPNNDIGVVSPTAAISSIVYTPEESLQALHYFYTNKSKLLGSAGFYDAFSPQTDFWVAEAYLAIDQGPQIIMIENYRSGLLWSLFMQNEDVQSGLNKLGFTYGS, from the coding sequence ATGAATAATTTTAAATTTTTCACACTGTTTTTTTTGTTTCTAGTATCTTGTTCTAAAGATGTTAGTCAAGGGCCAACTGGGGTTTCTGAATTGCCAGAGGTTAATCCAGAGCCAGAAGAGGCAGAAATAACAGACGAAGAATTATTAGACATAACACAGGCAGAAACATTTAAATATTTTTGGGATTTTGCTCATACAGCTTCTGGTGCAGCAAAGGAAAGATACCACCCTAATGACCCAAGTAATGATGAAAATACAGTAACTACAGGAGGAACGGGTTTTGGATTAATGGCTATTCTTGTAGGCGTTGAAAGAAATTATATTTCAAGAGAACAAGCTGTTGGCCGTTTGAATAAAATTATTACATTTTTAAATACAGCAGACCGTTTTCATGGTGCTTGGCCACATTGGATTGATGGAAATACAGGTAAAGTAAAACCATTTAGCCCACAAGATGATGGAGGAGATTTAGTAGAAACAGCTTTTGTAGTACAAGGCTTAATTTGTGTTAAAGAGTATTTTAAAAATGGGTCTGAAGCAGAGAAAGAGCTAGCCAATAAAGCAGATACTTTATGGAAAGATGTTGAATGGGATTGGTATACACAAGGTGAAAATTCACTTTTCTGGCACTGGAGTCCATCAAATAACTTTGCTATTAATTTAGAATTGAAAGGGTATAACGAAACCTTAATTACATATGTTCTTGCAGCTGCATCACCAAGCTATAGCATTTCAAAAGAAGTTTATAAAAATGGGTGGGCATCAAATGGTAGTATCAAATCAACAGCTACTGCGTATAATTACCCATTAATTGTAAAACATGCTGGTTCTGAAGAGTTAGGCGGACCTTTGTTTTTCTCTCATTATTCCTTCTTGGGGTTAAATCCAAACGGTTTAATAGATGAATTTGTGAATTATGGAGACGTAAGTGTCAATCATAGTAAAATTAACTATAATTATGCAGTTGCTAATCCAAATAATTTTAAAGATTATGGAGAAGATTGTTGGGGTTTAACGGCTAGTTATTCTAGAAATACCGATGGTAGTTTAGGGTATGCTGCACATGCTCCAAATAATGATATAGGCGTTGTTTCTCCTACTGCAGCAATCAGCTCAATAGTATATACTCCTGAAGAATCTTTACAAGCGTTGCATTATTTTTATACGAATAAAAGTAAATTATTAGGCTCTGCTGGGTTTTATGATGCTTTTAGTCCTCAAACTGATTTTTGGGTAGCAGAAGCTTATTTAGCAATCGATCAGGGACCACAAATTATAATGATAGAAAATTATAGGTCTGGTTTATTATGGAGTTTATTTATGCAAAATGAAGACGTTCAATCAGGATTAAATAAATTAGGATTTACATATGGAAGCTAG
- a CDS encoding GH3 auxin-responsive promoter family protein, translated as MAVLGAIIKGVIELKDKLTPESNPIEEQENLLKNILEKAKDTAFGQYYNFDKLIDAPNTSKLFSSSIPFFDYNKINDEWWSKLHEGKENVTWPGTPDYYALSSGTTGKTSKRIPVTDAMISAIKSTGIDQVSALSNFDLPADFFEKGILMLGSSTDLTEKNDHLEGEISGISASNIPFWFRDYYKPGEEIAQIEDWDERVQKISDNAKNWDIGALSGIPSWIELMLEKVIADHNLNNIHEIWPNLQVYTSGGVAFAPYKKSFNALLAHPITVIDTYLASEGFVAFQARPETDAMKLATNSGIYFEFVPFKPEYINQDGSLTDDAPALTLSEVEKDQDYALVISTVSGAWRYLIGDTIEFTDLERAEIKITGRTKFFLNTVGSQLSVNKLDDALNHIEEVFNVKISEYTLCAKRFDEDFYHSWYLGTEDELDTKKVIAALDEHLKEANKNYKVARSKALKGVKVTIVSPNVFHEWNGANKKKGGQVKMERVMGEEKFEEWEKFTNNI; from the coding sequence ATGGCAGTTTTAGGGGCAATAATAAAAGGAGTTATAGAATTAAAAGATAAACTGACTCCAGAGTCTAATCCTATAGAGGAACAAGAAAATCTTTTAAAAAATATTTTAGAAAAAGCAAAAGACACTGCCTTTGGTCAATATTATAATTTTGATAAGTTAATTGATGCCCCTAATACATCAAAATTATTTTCTAGTTCAATTCCTTTTTTCGATTATAATAAAATAAATGACGAATGGTGGAGTAAACTGCATGAAGGAAAAGAAAATGTAACATGGCCAGGAACACCAGATTATTATGCGTTAAGTTCGGGTACTACAGGTAAAACTAGTAAAAGAATACCTGTTACTGATGCTATGATTTCAGCAATAAAAAGTACGGGTATAGATCAAGTATCTGCACTTAGTAATTTTGATTTGCCTGCGGATTTTTTTGAAAAAGGAATTCTGATGTTGGGGAGTTCTACCGATTTAACTGAAAAAAACGATCATTTAGAAGGTGAAATTAGTGGTATAAGTGCAAGTAATATTCCTTTCTGGTTTCGAGATTATTATAAACCAGGAGAAGAAATTGCACAAATTGAAGATTGGGACGAACGTGTTCAGAAAATATCAGACAATGCAAAAAATTGGGATATTGGTGCGCTAAGTGGTATACCTTCATGGATAGAATTAATGTTAGAGAAAGTTATTGCAGATCATAATTTAAATAATATACACGAAATTTGGCCTAACCTACAAGTTTATACTTCTGGAGGCGTTGCTTTTGCACCTTATAAAAAAAGCTTTAATGCTTTATTAGCACACCCAATTACAGTTATTGATACATATTTGGCATCAGAAGGTTTTGTAGCTTTTCAAGCAAGGCCAGAAACTGACGCTATGAAATTAGCAACGAATAGTGGTATCTATTTTGAATTTGTGCCTTTTAAGCCTGAATACATTAATCAAGATGGTTCTTTAACTGATGATGCACCTGCACTTACACTTTCAGAAGTAGAAAAAGATCAAGATTATGCTTTAGTAATTAGTACTGTATCTGGTGCGTGGCGTTATTTAATTGGAGATACTATTGAATTTACAGATTTAGAACGTGCTGAGATTAAAATTACTGGACGAACAAAATTCTTTTTAAATACCGTAGGGTCACAGTTGTCAGTAAATAAACTAGATGATGCCCTGAACCATATTGAAGAGGTTTTTAATGTTAAAATATCTGAGTATACACTTTGTGCAAAACGTTTTGATGAGGATTTTTACCATAGCTGGTATTTAGGAACAGAAGATGAGCTAGATACTAAAAAGGTGATTGCAGCTTTAGATGAGCATTTAAAAGAAGCTAACAAAAACTATAAAGTAGCAAGGTCAAAAGCATTAAAAGGAGTAAAGGTAACTATCGTTTCTCCAAATGTTTTTCACGAATGGAACGGTGCAAATAAAAAGAAAGGTGGACAGGTGAAAATGGAACGTGTAATGGGTGAAGAGAAATTTGAAGAATGGGAGAAATTTACCAATAATATTTAA